AGCGCGCAGGAGCAGCCAACTGGGGTAAATAGAAGTGCAAGGAACTAGCTTGTATGTTTGGATccttttttttgacattttaatagAGTGATAATGTGTTTACTAAGGTTATCTAGTCTCTATAGCTCTTGTGTGTTTATTACCCACTTTATTTAATGGACGTTATGCTGCTCATTCTGGTGTGTGTACTTGGCCACTTGGGGGTACTACGtataagacagacagacatacagATATACCTTGAACCAAAGAAGATGGCACAACTCCTTATCCCTGAGTGcaaatctctctttttttttttaagtcctaTAAGATTTGCTTGTTTTTGTGTGACTAGAATCcccatccccccaaaaaaatgttcagtggttgaattccaaatgatACTAATTTTCAGGTTCTGCAGTGAATCTCGTCTTGTCTGACTACTAAATTGTCTCGGTATACTTCAACGTTTGAACATTTTTGGAAGTGTCGGAAGttttttttggttgcatttCCTTGGCCGTTACAACTGCTAAAAATAGTTGAATGGGATGACTGCTGCAGAGATCTCCTTTTATGATTCAAAAACATTGTTTGTACAAATAATGACATGTAAACTTGTATAGTTCCTTCCATATCCACTGATTGAGATAATAACAATTTGATTTAGTTTCAACACCTATTTATGAAATACAAGGCCTGTGATTAAATCattctgtgtgtgttttcttatTGCAGGTACCATTGTCACACTCTTCCTCATGTAATTTCCAGGGCTGCGGGAATGGTTACCCGGAGCAAAGTACTGTGGACTGTGACCCGAGTACCTACATGTCAGCCTACAAAATCTGGAGTCTGTGGAACTCAGTCGACCCCAACGAAGGGGAGCACTGCAGCCACAACGCTTCCTTACACCTACAACAAGGTCTGTCGTCCTCAAGCTTTCATATCTCAGGCCTCAGGTCCATTCTGTGAAGTTCATTCAGCGACTGCGTACAAACTCTTACTTGCATACAAATTCTTACTTCTTGCATAATCATTTCAAGCTACAAATATTCTGCCTCTGTTGTTGCTTTCTTGGTCTCTGTTAACTGCTCGATGACATAAAGACAGCAATTATCTGTGCTAATTAGCCCTCTACGGAGCTCGTAACTGTCTCCAATCAATGTAGAGGTGAAAGCAAGGGGAACATCGAAAAACTTGGAACTCTGCCATGGAAACACAAATTCAGAATATAAACGGAGTGATTCTCCCATCCAATTAACAAATAACATTTACAGTTTCAATTTAGTTTAgcaatttttataaatactcTCCTCTTTACACATGCCGACATTTGCAATTGTCATTGAGTGTTCCCTGAGAAAATAAGGCAAATGTCAATGTGCTGTCAAATCTTGTAATCATCATTAAAATGTAAAGAAAAGAAAGTCTTTCGCCACACATACGATATACATCAGCCCACAGGTGAAGTcagtattttgttgttgtttttttgctccAGGAAACATATCCTTAGCAGTGGGAAGAGCATTTATATAATAGGTGCATATGACAAAAGAGCAGCgctgtaaaaataaatatcaagtgggggaaaaaaagtacacCATCTCTTAAGTCCTCTCCATTTATCCTTATTTTGAGTTTGCtatatctatattttttttgtccttccaaCATGCAGGTTTAACTATGGGATCGGCCTGTCATGAGAAACGAGGACTCCACAAAGCACCCGGGAAATCTGCTAAAACGTCGGTAGCCAAAGTGTGCCCCTACAGTCACCCAATGGCCCAGAACACCAATGGTTCCACGGCCGGGACCCCCCTCTCTACCTCAACTGACCTTTGCAAGACTACCCCCAAGCATTTCAAGAACGTGTGCCATCGACCAACACCACAAGGTGTGTGGAGTGCTTCTTATTGCACTTGGGAGTCGCTCTTCACTGAATTTTACTCCCAAGTCGAAAGGATGATCACAGAAGTCAAATTTGTTTCATGATTAGGTGGCTTTTTCATTCAAATCATTAAAACTATAGCGTCACAGTACACGTTCCAATCAAGATTTAAGTGTAAGTTTTTTTACACTAGATTTGTGTTTTTACATATCTGTGTGACAAGATTGTCACAGATGGGTATCATTACATGTTCATTATTTGTCATAAAAATCCAAGTTATTTTTTGTTCATACATCTTAAATATTAAGCGTTCTTTTCAAAGTTTCAACGTTTTATTAATCAGACGCAAGTAAGCTTTTCTAGATGTATatctttttttgtgggtgaTCCTGAATCGGCACTTGTTTACATAATAAGAATGATATAGttacaataatatatatataatctacCTAAATCTGATTTCTAGTATTTGTGCTATGATTATGACATGATATCTGATTCTTCCAGGTGAAGCCTTCCCCACAAGCGATCATCCTCAACACACAGACTTGTCGGTACCCCCCAATAGTCCCACGGGCCTGTCGTCCCAGCATTCCTCCCTCCTGACCCCAAAGCCAAATTCGGGACAGCACAACCACGTAACGTCTTCATCTACGGCTGGTGTCgcaggccacacccctttctccCCTTTGGTACCAAACCTCCATGGATCCACAACTAAAAAGGCTTCTCCCAGTCCAGAGAGCCCAACATTAGTTCACAAGCCCAGTCCGTGCAAAAACTCccacattcctgctgtgaacaCACAACATGGCAAAACAGGCTCGTCAGTGGCAGGCTGTAACCACCCCTGCAACGGACACAGTACGAGAACGACCGCCTCTTCAAATGTGGGAACCTTGTCAACTGGGGCCTCCAGGTCAGTccctaagaaataaccatcaaAGTTGATTAACACGATTGATTGATGACTGAGTTTGTTGTCTTTCTTGTTTTCCCTTCAGGGACCAGGGATGTAAGGGCCACAAAATGACTAATGGGACAATGTGTGAGCCGTCGCTAGAGTTAGAGGAAGTGGAGGATGAAGACAGCAGCTCTGAGAGGAGTTCCTGTGCCTCCTCTTCCACTAACCAGAAGGATGGAAAGTACTGCGACTGCTGTTACTGCGAGTTCTTTGGACACAATGCGGTACAATTCATTTTTTGCCACCCTTAGTTGGCCCTACACCCTTACGGTTTAGTAGGGCCAAGATGATTAAATCAGCCAAATTACCTATTTTAAAATAAGCAAGATTCAAAAGTGATGCCAATTCTTTTTAACACCCTAACATATTACAACATAGGACAAAGATGGTGACAttaactccccccctccccctcctcaaaTTGGCCGATTTCGTCAACTTTTTCCTTTCTGTTGTTCAACAAATCCCAAAGGAAGAAACTATTGAGAAACAGTCAAATGTTATTttagtatccatccatccatccattttctgaaccgcttagtccccacgggggtcgcgggcgtgctggagcctatcccagccgtcatcgggcagtaggcgggggacaccctgaactggttggcaggcaatcgcagggcacacagagacagacaaccaatcgcactcacactcacacctagggacaatttggagtcttcaatcggcctaccaagcatgtttttggaatgtgggaggaaactggagtgcccggagaaaacccacgtgggcccggggagaacatgcaaactccacacagggagggccggaggtggaatcgaacccgcaccctcctaactgtgaggcggacgtgctacccagtgcgccaccgagccgccgttaTTTTAGTATTTGgcttaatattttatttattcgtaGTCTAGATAAATTTGGTGATTAAAAAGCGCCGTCAGCATTCATTAGTCAAACAATCCATATCATCCGGGCCCTATTGTTTTGCGCAGGGGTTTCTTGCGCAGGTAGATTCTTTGTTTAAATTCTCACAAAGACTGAAAAGCTTATTCTGGAATTTCTCTTTGATCACAGCCTCCAGCCGCGCCAACCAGTCGAAACTACGCCGAGATCCGAGAGAAGCTCCGGTCACGACTCACTCGACGCAAGGAGGAGCTGCCTCAGCGCCAGGACTCAGAACTGGCAATGTCTGGTGCCATCGACGACAGGGATGTAGATGAATTGCTGGACTTCATCAACAGCTCTGAGCCCAAACCTGTAAACAGTGCCAAAGCAGCCAAAAGAGCTcggcacaaacaaaaaaagaaggtaTGCCAGCCATCAAACTTATTTTTAGTTGCTTTCCTGATACTGAATGGAATTTATTCATTGAAATGTGGTCAGgttcacaatcatttacaaaagGTAAAAAAGGTTTTCATTTCAGTAAAAATGTCCCATTGGTTGGCAGGCTTCTTTGGTCATTTACTTGTCAATTATTTGCCATAATGCTTTTGGTGACTTGGAATATACATCAGTGTTTGctagctagtttttttttttaatttataaggCATAGATTTTTTTCAGTAAATTTTGGTCTTATTCCAAATTACACCCTTTTGGCGGAgtaatttattttgtatttaacgGTTTTACAAACAAAGGCCGATGCACCAAATGCTAGACGTCATTTAAAATGCGTGCCGATAATAATAAGCAtctaaattattttcaattggACACAAAATAAATGATTATGAATTCGATTAACGTAATACTTTCAGGACTTGAGTTCAGCGTAATAGATTTACCATCACACCATGTGCATTTCAGGAGAAAGCTCTGCAGGGCAACGCGGGTGCTGCAGGCAGCGAAGCCGCTTCCAATCCATCCGAGTGCATGGACGAGCCCCTGCCCGACACCGCCGAGACGTCACGCTTATTGGATTGGCCCCAGTTGGAGCTCGAGCGGGTCAACAGTTTTCTCACCAGTCGGCTGGAAGAGATCAAAAATACCATCAAAGACTCAATTCGAGCCTCGTTTAGCATGTACGACCTCAATCTGGATGTCAACGACTTCCCGAAAAAGGCGGCCACGCTGGAGAGCAACCATTTACTGTCCCATCTGAACGGTTCCTCTGACATGCAGCAGATAGAAATCGACCTGGTCCCTCTTTCCCTGGGAAACTATAAGAACCCTCTGGAGCTGGTGAATGGTTGGGAGGACACAAACACGGCGCCAAATACGACCTCCGCAGCCACAGGGACCACGAGCGGATCCAAGGATATCCAGGGCTCGAACACTACACCCGGTCTCTCCAAGCTCATCCGAGTCAACTCCCCTGGAAAAATGCTCTTT
The sequence above is drawn from the Syngnathus scovelli strain Florida chromosome 1, RoL_Ssco_1.2, whole genome shotgun sequence genome and encodes:
- the fam193b gene encoding protein FAM193B isoform X2; this translates as MARKKSKQQSVAQKQLVPAQQTVPKNPVSPGDATGGGAGVERLTSTTTTTKANQPMHTCCLLCHREFKDWGANSVNGLPGGHGTKLADAVPALSQALLREAPGHKLADSVPSLSQSLLGEVPLWICQSCCKSVEEEERRSAQEQPTGVPLSHSSSCNFQGCGNGYPEQSTVDCDPSTYMSAYKIWSLWNSVDPNEGEHCSHNASLHLQQGLTMGSACHEKRGLHKAPGKSAKTSVAKVCPYSHPMAQNTNGSTAGTPLSTSTDLCKTTPKHFKNVCHRPTPQGEAFPTSDHPQHTDLSVPPNSPTGLSSQHSSLLTPKPNSGQHNHVTSSSTAGVAGHTPFSPLVPNLHGSTTKKASPSPESPTLVHKPSPCKNSHIPAVNTQHGKTGSSVAGCNHPCNGHSTRTTASSNVGTLSTGASRDQGCKGHKMTNGTMCEPSLELEEVEDEDSSSERSSCASSSTNQKDGKYCDCCYCEFFGHNAPPAAPTSRNYAEIREKLRSRLTRRKEELPQRQDSELAMSGAIDDRDVDELLDFINSSEPKPVNSAKAAKRARHKQKKKEKALQGNAGAAGSEAASNPSECMDEPLPDTAETSRLLDWPQLELERVNSFLTSRLEEIKNTIKDSIRASFSMYDLNLDVNDFPKKAATLESNHLLSHLNGSSDMQQIEIDLVPLSLGNYKNPLELVNGWEDTNTAPNTTSAATGTTSGSKDIQGSNTTPGLSKLIRVNSPGKMLFLQVLPEEPTQVTPKSKEDSSDSKNSTAGNGSTKSKKSKKQQQQQKQEPTLLEHNSKVTESRVAEIICNGSKAALKQFQQAADSQRNGLKKVEENRSSGNAAANGASVAPPNAHKVKGDSEVQAGRCEQDTERKAHPGITANGHHQTQSKGKNKKNKSKDDVFLPKDVDPTSMDEIDREVEYFKRFCLDSAKQTRRKVAVNWSNFSLKKVPSNAAQ
- the fam193b gene encoding protein FAM193B isoform X1, which translates into the protein MARKKSKQQSVAQKQLVPAQQTVPKNPVSPGDATGGGAGVERLTSTTTTTKANQPMHTCCLLCHREFKDWGANSVNGLPGGHGTKLADAVPALSQALLREAPGHKLADSVPSLSQSLLGEVPLWICQSCCKSVEEEERRSAQEQPTGVPLSHSSSCNFQGCGNGYPEQSTVDCDPSTYMSAYKIWSLWNSVDPNEGEHCSHNASLHLQQGLTMGSACHEKRGLHKAPGKSAKTSVAKVCPYSHPMAQNTNGSTAGTPLSTSTDLCKTTPKHFKNVCHRPTPQGEAFPTSDHPQHTDLSVPPNSPTGLSSQHSSLLTPKPNSGQHNHVTSSSTAGVAGHTPFSPLVPNLHGSTTKKASPSPESPTLVHKPSPCKNSHIPAVNTQHGKTGSSVAGCNHPCNGHSTRTTASSNVGTLSTGASRDQGCKGHKMTNGTMCEPSLELEEVEDEDSSSERSSCASSSTNQKDGKYCDCCYCEFFGHNAPPAAPTSRNYAEIREKLRSRLTRRKEELPQRQDSELAMSGAIDDRDVDELLDFINSSEPKPVNSAKAAKRARHKQKKKEKALQGNAGAAGSEAASNPSECMDEPLPDTAETSRLLDWPQLELERVNSFLTSRLEEIKNTIKDSIRASFSMYDLNLDVNDFPKKAATLESNHLLSHLNGSSDMQQIEIDLVPLSLGNYKNPLELVNGWEDTNTAPNTTSAATGTTSGSKDIQGSNTTPGLSKLIRVNSPGKMLFLQVLPEEPTQVTPKSKEDSSDSKNSTAGNGSTKSKKSKKQQQQQKQEPTLLEHNSKVTESRVAEIICNGSKAALKQFQQAADSQRNGLKKVEENRSSGNAAANGASVAPPNAHKVKGDSEVQAGRCEQDTERKAHPGITANGHHQTQSKGKNKKNKSKGEKSASAIDDVFLPKDVDPTSMDEIDREVEYFKRFCLDSAKQTRRKVAVNWSNFSLKKVPSNAAQ
- the fam193b gene encoding protein FAM193B isoform X3, producing MARKKSKQQSVAQKQLVPAQQTVPKNPVSPGDATGGGAGVERLTSTTTTTKANQPMHTCCLLCHREFKDWGANSVNGLPGGHGTKLADAVPALSQALLREAPGHKLADSVPSLSQSLLGEVPLWICQSCCKSVEEEERRSAQEQPTGGCGNGYPEQSTVDCDPSTYMSAYKIWSLWNSVDPNEGEHCSHNASLHLQQGLTMGSACHEKRGLHKAPGKSAKTSVAKVCPYSHPMAQNTNGSTAGTPLSTSTDLCKTTPKHFKNVCHRPTPQGEAFPTSDHPQHTDLSVPPNSPTGLSSQHSSLLTPKPNSGQHNHVTSSSTAGVAGHTPFSPLVPNLHGSTTKKASPSPESPTLVHKPSPCKNSHIPAVNTQHGKTGSSVAGCNHPCNGHSTRTTASSNVGTLSTGASRDQGCKGHKMTNGTMCEPSLELEEVEDEDSSSERSSCASSSTNQKDGKYCDCCYCEFFGHNAPPAAPTSRNYAEIREKLRSRLTRRKEELPQRQDSELAMSGAIDDRDVDELLDFINSSEPKPVNSAKAAKRARHKQKKKEKALQGNAGAAGSEAASNPSECMDEPLPDTAETSRLLDWPQLELERVNSFLTSRLEEIKNTIKDSIRASFSMYDLNLDVNDFPKKAATLESNHLLSHLNGSSDMQQIEIDLVPLSLGNYKNPLELVNGWEDTNTAPNTTSAATGTTSGSKDIQGSNTTPGLSKLIRVNSPGKMLFLQVLPEEPTQVTPKSKEDSSDSKNSTAGNGSTKSKKSKKQQQQQKQEPTLLEHNSKVTESRVAEIICNGSKAALKQFQQAADSQRNGLKKVEENRSSGNAAANGASVAPPNAHKVKGDSEVQAGRCEQDTERKAHPGITANGHHQTQSKGKNKKNKSKGEKSASAIDDVFLPKDVDPTSMDEIDREVEYFKRFCLDSAKQTRRKVAVNWSNFSLKKVPSNAAQ